In Quercus lobata isolate SW786 chromosome 12, ValleyOak3.0 Primary Assembly, whole genome shotgun sequence, a genomic segment contains:
- the LOC115969865 gene encoding protein LIFEGUARD 2-like, with translation MWTRPFQKSDVEAGARPLYPMMLESPELRWAFIRKIYSILTVQLLVTIAVAATVVSVPPIALFFVSSGAGLALYIVLIITPFIVLCPLFYYHQKHPVNYVLLGVFTVSLAFAVGLTCAFTSGKVILESVILTTVVVVSLTLYTFWAARRGHDFNFLGPFLFGAVLVLMVFAMIQILFPLGKLSVMIYGCLASIIFCGYIVYDTDNLIKRYSYDEYIWAAVSLYLDIINLFLSLLTIFRAADS, from the exons ATGTGGACCAGGCCATTTCAGAAGAGTGACGTGGAGGCCGGAGCGAGGCCTCTATACCCAATGATGCTTGAAAGCCCAGAGCTCCGGTGGGCCTTCATTCGCAAGATCTATTCGATCTTAACCGTCCAATTGTTAGTCACAATAGCCGTTGCCGCAACAGTCGTTTCTGTCCCTCCGATCGCTCTCTTCTTCGTCAGCAGTGGGGCCGGCCTCGCTCTCTACATCGTACTCATCATCACTCCCTTCATCG TGTTATGTCCCTTGTTTTATTACCACCAGAAGCACCCGGTGAATTACGTATTACTTGGGGTTTTTACCGTCTCGCTTGCCTTTGCGGTTGGATTGACTTGTGCATTTACCAGTG GGAAGGTTATATTGGAATCCGTCATTCTAACAACTGTGGTCGTTGTGAGTCTCACTCTATACACATTCTGGGCAGCAAGGAGAGGCCATGATTTCAACTTCCTTGGACCCTTTTTGTTCGGTGCTGTGCTTGTTCTTATGGTCTTTGCAATGATTCAG ATTCTGTTTCCGCTGGGTAAGCTATCTGTGATGATCTACGGGTGCTTGGCATCGATCATATTCTGCGGGTACATTGTTTATGACACAGACAACTTGATCAAACGCTATTCCTATGATGAGTACATCTGGGCTGCTGTCTCCTTGTATTTGGATATCATCAACCTCTTTCTATCTTTGCTAACTATTTTCAGAGCTGCTGATAGCTGA